From Hippoglossus stenolepis isolate QCI-W04-F060 chromosome 6, HSTE1.2, whole genome shotgun sequence, a single genomic window includes:
- the dnajc5aa gene encoding dnaJ (Hsp40) homolog, subfamily C, member 5aa: MAEHQRQRSLSTAGESLYLVLGVDKIATSDDIKRSYRKLALKFHPDKNPDNPEAADKFKEINSAHAILNDPTKRNIYDKYGSLGLYVAEQFGEENVNTYFVLSSWWAKALFVFCGLATGCYFCCCLCCCCNCCCGKCKPRPREGQEQDFYVSPEDLEAQLQSDEREAGVDPIVLQPSATETTQLTADGHHSYHTDTGFN; this comes from the exons ATGGCTGAGCATCAGAGGCAACGCTCTCTGTCCACCGCTGGCGAGTCTCTCTACCTCGTGTTGGGAGTCGACAAGATCGCCACATCCGATGACATCAAGAGATCTTACAG GAAGCTGGCGCTGAAGTTCCACCCCGACAAGAATCCCGACAATCCAGAAGCGGCAGATAAGTTCAAGGAGATAAACAGCGCCCATGCGATTCTCAACGATCCCACCAAGCGTAATATTTACGACAAATACGGCTCCCTGGGCCTGTATGTGGCCGAGCAGTTTGGAGAAGAGAACGTTAACACTTACTTCGTCCTCTCCAGCTGGTGGGCGAAG GCTCTGTTCGTGTTCTGCGGCCTGGCCACCGGCTGctacttctgctgctgcctgtgctgctgctgcaactgcTGCTGTGGAAAATGTAAACCACGGCCTCGGGAGGGCCAGGAACAGGACTTTTACGTGTCCCCCGAGGACCTGGAGGCCCAGCTGCAGTCTGACGAGAGAG AGGCTGGCGTTGATCCCATAGTGCTGCAGCCGTCGGCAACAGAGACGACCCAGCTAACGGCGGATGGGCACCACTCCTACCACACCGACACTGGCTTCAACTAA
- the LOC118110487 gene encoding tumor protein D54 codes for MIRQGFGGAAPSVNFSTRTPETPINGRSPSDLTDEEVDGLRFELAKAEDEIQTLRQVLLAKEKYATDVRRQLGLSPIGNIKQNLSKGWQEVQTSGPYLSASATLDDISRSSAYVRTRDGFSQAGHVTTSVLSNVGVAITRRLAEMRALPLPSPPRNLSHTISVPTMRHSSTFKSFEEMVGTVKDKVTSSADMSGFERRSSRHST; via the exons ATGATCCGACAAG GTTTTGGTGGAGCTGCCCCGTCCGTGAACTTCTCCACGAGAACACCAGAAACACCCATCAACGGACGCTCACCCTCAGATCTAACGGATGAGGAAGTAGACGGTCTACGCTTTGAACTTGCAAAG GCGGAGGATGAAATTCAGACTTTGCGGCAGGTGCTTTTGGCCAAAGAAAAATATGCCACAGACGTCAGGAGGCAGCTGGGTTTGAGTCCCATCGGCAACATCAAACAAAACCTGTCCAAAGGCTGGCAGGAGGTGCAGACATCCGGCCC ATATCTCTCCGCCTCCGCCACTCTGGACGACATCAGCCGCTCCAGCGC GTACGTGAGGACACGGGACGGTTTCTCTCAAGCAGGACATGTGACGACCTCTGTGCTGTCCAATGTGGGCGTGGCCATCACCAGGAGACTGGCAGAGATGAG AGCTCTGCCGCTCCCGAGTCCCCCCCG AAACCTGAGCCACACCATCAGTGTCCCGACTATGAG ACACTCGTCTACTTTCAAGTCCTTCGAGGAAATGGTTGGGACTGTGAAG GACAAGGTGACGAGCAGCGCAGATATGTCCGGGTTTGAGAGGAGATCCTCACGCCACAGCACATGA
- the LOC118110467 gene encoding solute carrier family 17 member 9, with protein MADKHTSGDGWSDVSESLLKHKICTNGKCKEDEPVNTILWPRALVRKWTLMLFVGTCLLYCARMAMPICAVSMATTFKWSKIDSGLVLGGFFWGYCFTQILGGHASDKVGGERVLFISTGLWALVTVLTPVLARLSSHTLALMTLARFLMGLLQGVFFPSLASICSQRVVKEERGFLMSIMHSGSYLGTLLAGGMGSIMVDQYGWPSMFYCIGFLSSLWAFLVWQCFLKGEVIPKPLETHYRRSRHTQWNLSQMLRLFKKPPVWSMCFAHMCAASTSNTLLSWLPTYFKESFPDATDWAYNVIPWLVAIPSALSGAYMSDFLISQGYSISSVRKTMQFCAMGGSSVFIMLLTGEAFTSFTSALIFVSVAVGLSTFTSCGVSVNVQDLTPSCAGAFFGFMNMLGAFMGLVLVSLSGYLIEVTLSWASVFSLISFVNTMGLVVFLLFGDARRVDLEYSSQVSVI; from the exons ATGGCTGACAAGCACACATCAGGAGACGGCTGGAGCGATGTCAGTGAATCTCTGCTGAAACACAAGATTTGTACAAACGGCAAATGTAAGGAAGATGAGCCTGTGAACACCATCCTGTGGCCAAG AGCTCTGGTACGAAAATGGACGCTGATGCTGTTTGTTGGCACCTGCCTCCTGTACTGTGCCAGGATGGCCATGCCGATCTGTGCCGTGTCGATGGCCACCACTTTCAAATGGAGCAAGATCGACTCGGGACTGGTCCTGGGTGGATTCTTCTGGGGCTACTGTTTCACACAGATCCTGGGGGGACATGCCAGTGACAA AGTGGGAGGAGAGCGCGTCCTGTTCATCTCTACGGGCCTGTGGGCTCTGGTCACTGTTCTCACTCCTGTTCTGGCTCGGCTCAGCTCTCACACCCTCGCTCTCATGACCCTGGCCAGATTCCTCATGGGACTTCTGCAGG GTGTGTTCTTTCCGTCTCTGGCCAGCATTTGCTCACAGCGCGTCGTGAAAGAGGAGCGAGGCTTTCTAATGAGCATTATGCACAGCGGTAGTTATCTTGG AACGTTGCTGGCAGGTGGAATGGGATCCATCATGGTGGACCAGTACGGCTGGCCTAGCATGTTCTACTGCATTGGTTTCCTGTCCTCACTGTGGGCTTTCCTCGTTTggcagtgttttttaaaag GTGAGGTTATCCCCAAGCCCCTGGAAACTCACTATAGACGGAGTCGTCACACACAATGGAACCTGTCCCAGATGCTGCGTCTGTTCAAGAAGCCTCCTGTCTG GTCCATGTGCTTCGCTCACATGTGCGCAGCCAGCACCTCCAACACGTTATTGTCGTGGCTGCCAACGTACTTCAAGGAATCCTTTCCAGATGCCACA GACTGGGCGTACAATGTAATTCCGTGGCTTGTTGCAATCCCCTCAGCTTTAAGTGGGGCATACATGTCAGACTTTCTCATCAGTCAAG GTTATAGCATATCATCTGTGAGAAAGACAATGCAG TTCTGTGCCATGGGCGGTTCCAGTGTGTTTATAATGCTCCTGACGGGAGAAGCGTTTACCTCATTCACCTCTGCATTGATCTTTGTCTCTGTGGCTGTGGGTTTATCCACCTTCACCAGCTG CGGTGTGTCTGTGAACGTGCAGGACCTCACTCCGTCATGTGCTGGTGCTTTCTTTG GTTTTATGAATATGTTGGGTGCTTTTATGG GGCTGGTGCTGGTCTCCTTGTCGGGCTACCTGATTGAGGTCACCCTGTCGTGGGCCTCCGTGTTCTCCCTCATCAGTTTTGTGAACACCATGGGTCTTGTGGTCTTCCTCCTATTTGGAGATGCTCGACGTGTCGACCTGGAATATTCCAGTCAGGTCTCTGTGATTTGA
- the ppdpfa gene encoding pancreatic progenitor cell differentiation and proliferation factor A, with protein sequence MASIPSTGSLIATHDYYRRRIGSTSSNSSCGSAEHTGEVIPHHPGLPRQDSGHWWTSFFFAKQNQPGMQNGSESQKNKTYTVADGQVTCIAREMVLNRQVSENSENGKSESRTPTSS encoded by the exons ATGGCATCAATTCCATCAACTGGTTCTCTCATCGCCACCCATGACTACTACAGAA GACGAATCGGCTCCACCTCCAGCAACAGCTCCTGTGGCAGCGCCGAGCACACGGGGGAGGTCATTCCACACCACCCAG GACTTCCAAGGCAAGACTCCGGCCACTGGTGgacttcatttttctttgcaaAGCAGAACCAGCCCGGCATGCAGAACGGATCTGAGAGTCAAAA GAACAAAACCTACACAGTGGCCGACGGTCAGGTGACCTGCATCGCCCGGGAAATGGTTCTGAACAGACAAGTCAGCGAAAACAGCGAAAACGGAAAGTCTGAGTCAAGGACTCCAACTTCCTCCTAG
- the LOC118111180 gene encoding glucose-induced degradation protein 8-B homolog: protein MMSYAEKTEDITREEWMEKLNNVHIQRADMNRLIMNYLVTEGFKEAAEKFRMESGIEPSVDLDSLDERIKIREMILKGQIQEAIGLINSLHPELLDTNRYLYFHLQQQHLIELIRLRETESALEFAQTQLAEQGEESRECLTEMERTLALLAFDNPEDSPFGDLLNMMQRQKVWSEVNQAVLDYENRESTPKLAKLLKLLLWAQNELDQKKVKYPKMTDLSTGTIEDPK from the exons ATGATGAGTTATGctgaaaagacagaagacaTCACCAGGGAAGAGTGGATGGAGAAACTGAACAACGTGCACATACAGAGGGCGGACATGAACCGGCTCATCATGAACTACCTGGTGACAG AGGGGTTTAAAGAGGCGGCGGAGAAGTTTCGGATGGAGTCCGGTATCGAGCCGAGCGTGGACCTGGACTCTCTGGACGAAAGGATAAAGATTAGAGAGATGATCCTGAAGGGACAGATACAAGAAGCCATCGGACTCATCAACAGCCTTCACCCGGAGCTGCTTGACACCAATCGATACTTGTATTTTCATCTGCAG cagcaacatttgaTTGAGTTAATCAGGCTAAGGGAGACTGAGTCAGCGCTGGAGTTTGCCCAGACACAACTGGCCGAGCAaggggaggagagcagagagtgtctgacagagatggagaggacaCTGGCCCTTCTGGCTTTTGACAACCCAGAGGATTCGCCCTTCGGAGACCTGCTCAACATGATGCAGCGGCAAAAG GTGTGGAGTGAGGTGAACCAAGCTGTGCTGGACTATGAAAACAGGGAGTCTACGCCCAAGCTGGCGAAactcctgaagctgctgctgtgggcaCAGAACGAGCTCGACCAGAAGAAGGTGAAATATCCCAAAATGACTGACCTTAGCACGGGAACCATTGAGGACCCCAAGTGA